In one Lycorma delicatula isolate Av1 chromosome 5, ASM4794821v1, whole genome shotgun sequence genomic region, the following are encoded:
- the LOC142324744 gene encoding aminopeptidase N-like isoform X3, giving the protein MTLVVDREAILIRMMQMLLGKDVFQNGIRNYLKTYSYKNAETSDLWKALTNSSLEAGVLEKSLTIDSIMSSWALQSGFPVVHVVRNYTENSAVITQKRYFTLKPQHKSDKKKSDSCWMIPLTYTTSTELNFKEIKVKKWLYCDQLQIDNIAFKNDWIIFNINFQGIKGF; this is encoded by the exons AGGCTATTCTAATCCGTATGATGCAAATGTTATTGGGGAAAGATGTATTTCAGAATGGAATTCGAAACTATCTAAAAACGTATTCATATAAAAATGCAGAAACAAGTGATCTATGGAAAGCATTAACTAATTCTTCACTTGAAGCAGGAGTTCTAGAAAAATCATTGACAATAGATTCTATTATGAGTTCATGGGCTTTACAAAGTGGTTTTCCAGTCGTTCATGTTGTAAGGAATTATACAGAAAATAGTGCTGTAATAACACag AAACGCTACTTTACATTAAAACCTCAACACAAAAGTGACAAGAAAAAGTCAGATTCATGCTGGATGATACCTCTTACATACACAACTAGCACAGAACttaattttaaagagattaaaGTTAAGAAATGGCTTTATTGTGATCAATTGCAGATAGATAACATAGCCTTTAAAAATGACTGgattattttcaacataaattttcaaggtattaaaggtttttaa
- the LOC142324744 gene encoding thyrotropin-releasing hormone-degrading ectoenzyme-like isoform X1, protein MFPKWNTLNSSSVYSMTSVMEIDGLKSTHEVSVEICKSKDIEQVFDDISYEKEAILIRMMQMLLGKDVFQNGIRNYLKTYSYKNAETSDLWKALTNSSLEAGVLEKSLTIDSIMSSWALQSGFPVVHVVRNYTENSAVITQKRYFTLKPQHKSDKKKSDSCWMIPLTYTTSTELNFKEIKVKKWLYCDQLQIDNIAFKNDWIIFNINFQGIKGF, encoded by the exons ATGTTTCCAAAATGGAACACTTTAAATTCTTCATCAGTGTATAGCATGACCTCAGTTATGGAAATTGATGGACTCAAATCAACTCATGAAGTTTCTGTGGAAATTTGTAAATCAAAAGATATAGAGCAGGTGTTTGATGATATATCCTATGAGAAAg AGGCTATTCTAATCCGTATGATGCAAATGTTATTGGGGAAAGATGTATTTCAGAATGGAATTCGAAACTATCTAAAAACGTATTCATATAAAAATGCAGAAACAAGTGATCTATGGAAAGCATTAACTAATTCTTCACTTGAAGCAGGAGTTCTAGAAAAATCATTGACAATAGATTCTATTATGAGTTCATGGGCTTTACAAAGTGGTTTTCCAGTCGTTCATGTTGTAAGGAATTATACAGAAAATAGTGCTGTAATAACACag AAACGCTACTTTACATTAAAACCTCAACACAAAAGTGACAAGAAAAAGTCAGATTCATGCTGGATGATACCTCTTACATACACAACTAGCACAGAACttaattttaaagagattaaaGTTAAGAAATGGCTTTATTGTGATCAATTGCAGATAGATAACATAGCCTTTAAAAATGACTGgattattttcaacataaattttcaaggtattaaaggtttttaa